GGTATTGAAAATGCCGCGAAGCAAGCCCTCGAAGTGGCGTTTGACGGAGTGGATGCAGTCTGGTTGAGCTTCGACGTGGATTGTTTGGACGCGGCCTTCGTGCCAGGCACCGGCTGGCCGGAGCCGGGAGGGTTTCTGCCGCGTGAAGTGTTGAAGTTTTTGCAGATCATCGCGGATACGAAACCGCTGGCGGGTATGGAAATCGTCGAATGTTCACCTCCCTACGACGCAGCAGAGATCACCAGTCTCATGGCCACTCGGGTGATCTGCGATGTCTTGGCCTGCCAGGTGCGTTCAGGGCATTTGGCTAATCGGAAGAAACACTAAGAGGCATCGATTTCGGGAAGCCAAGACACACACTGAAGGGCTTGTCTCTGCGCAAGCCCTTCAGAATGAAAAACCTAAACCCTTCAACATGAAGCCGTTGGTCGCCACACATCACGAGATGCGCGATCCAAGAGGTTTCGTCACAAACCCTGTGGACTCGAGAACTCGATCTTTTTTTCATTGGAACATCTCTGTTAGAATGGCTTGCGGTATGCACTGGGTTTTTGCTGACGCTTTCATCTGACTGTACCTTGAAAAAAGGAGTGTGATCGATATGGCAGAGGTTGCATGTGTGACCTGTGGGCAAACCGGTGAAGCGATTTCGACTCCCCTGTTTCTGGGTAAGCTTGAAGCCGAGGTCAGAAGTAAGGTCTGTCTGAGCTGTTGGAAAAAGTGGGAAGGGATGCGCGTGATGGTGATCAATGAATATCACGTGAATCTCGGCGACGAGAGTGGCCGCGAGCTCGTACGCAAGCAGATGAAAGCGTTCTTGAAGCTCGGTGAGCCGATAGATACGTCAAAAGTTGCGGAGAACTATCGGCCAA
This is a stretch of genomic DNA from Nitrospira sp.. It encodes these proteins:
- a CDS encoding Fe(2+)-trafficking protein encodes the protein MAEVACVTCGQTGEAISTPLFLGKLEAEVRSKVCLSCWKKWEGMRVMVINEYHVNLGDESGRELVRKQMKAFLKLGEPIDTSKVAENYRPTGG